A single region of the Tigriopus californicus strain San Diego chromosome 8, Tcal_SD_v2.1, whole genome shotgun sequence genome encodes:
- the LOC131884834 gene encoding LOW QUALITY PROTEIN: tyrosine-protein phosphatase non-receptor type 1-like (The sequence of the model RefSeq protein was modified relative to this genomic sequence to represent the inferred CDS: substituted 1 base at 1 genomic stop codon), protein MAAQQNIKDLIQRDGWAQLYTEIRRDSSVSEFPALEAAKPENRTFNRYRDVYPYDHSRVKLEHLDHTDYINASLVKSIRANRNYILSQGPLPGTVGHFWLTVWQQMSKAVLMLNRVLEKGQLKCHQYWPQDVGDDLIFEDVQLKLENIQSEPGEHYTVRTFRISKMDTDESREIKHFHYTTWPDFGVPKXPDTFLEFLTVVRESGVLDPDVGPSVVHCSAGIGRSGTFCLVDTCLVLIEKEGFANVNIKEVLLELRSYRMGLIQTPDQLKFSYLAIIEGARQRGLISKDILADLQCQRATASSEISDDEDDQDVQGGPPPLPPPRNESLRQQLQDILCNNHTNNGVPSKESIIPDQLSLAPSQSNGHGQNTEPVSNGGNATSSKLSDSNCSAHQTASCSSSNSSNSSSSCSSSSSTSRHKTESACILNNHKMEERKREMEIRRRNKEARQTALQSKVQDMKRKSADSEDWKRRKSQVYEMLPFCFGLVMMVAAGSYYFLKG, encoded by the exons ATGGCCGCCCAGCAAAACATCAAAGATCTCATTCAGCGTGACGGATGGGCTCAATTATATACG GAGATCCGGCGAGATTCGTCAGTCTCGGAGTTTCCGGCCTTGGAGGCGGCCAAACCCGAGAATCGCACTTTCAATCGTTATCGTGATGTGTATCCCTACGACCATTCCCGGGTCAAACTGGAACATCTGGATCACACCGATTACATCAACGCCTCTTTAGTCAAG TCAATCCGTGCCAATCGCAACTACATTCTCTCTCAAGGTCCGTTGCCAGGGACggtaggtcatttttggtTGACGGTATGGCAGCAGATGAGCAAGGCGGTGCTCATGCTGAATCGAGTCCTGGAGAAAGGCCAACTCAAGTGTCACCAATACTGGCCACAGGATGTCGGTGATGATCTCATCTTTGAGGATGTCCAACTCAAGCTCGAGAATATTCAGTCTGAACCCGGAGAACACTACACAGTCAGGACTTTCAG GATCAGTAAAATGGACACGGACGAAAGTCGGGAAATTAAGCACTTCCATTACACCACCTGGCCGGATTTTGGCGTGCCCAAATGACCCGACACATTTCTGGAGTTTCTCACGGTAGTTCGCGAGAGTGGCGTCTTGGACCCGGATGTGGGTCCCTCTGTGGTCCATTGTTCCGCCGGGATCGGACGATCTGGCACATTTTGCTTGGTCGATACTTGCCTTGTCCTT ATCGAGAAGGAAGGATTTGCAAACGTGAATATTAAAGAGGTCCTCCTAGAACTCCGCAGTTATCGCATGGGCCTCATACAAACGCCTGACCAACTGAAGTTCTCATATTTAGCCATAATCGAAGGTGCTAGACAACGAGGATTGATTTCCAAGGACATTCTTGCAG ATCTACAATGTCAGCGTGCCACCGCCTCATCCGAGATCTCAGATGATGAGGACGACCAAGATGTTCAAGGCGGTCCTCCTCCATTGCCCCCACCTCGCAACGAGTCTTTGCGGCAGCAATTACAGGACATCCTGTGCAACAATCACACGAACAATGGAGTCCCCTCCAAGGAATCAATCATCCCGGACCAATTGAGCCTAGCTCCATCTCAATCAAATGGACATGGGCAAAACACCG aACCCGTTTCCAATGGTGGCAATGCCACGTCCTCCAAGTTGTCAGACTCGAATTGCTCCGCCCACCAGACCGCCTCGTGCTCGTCTTCGAATTCGTCGAATTCGtcttcctcttgttcctcctcatcctcgaCGTCCCGACACAAGACTGAATCCGCCTGCATCCTCAACAACCACAAAATGGAGGAGAGAAAGCG GGAAATGGAAATCCGACGTCGCAATAAAGAAGCCCGTCAAACGGCTCTGCAATCGAAAGTCCAAGATATGAAGCGAAAATCCGCGGATTCCGAAGATTGGAAGCGACGGAAAAGCCAGGTGTACGAGATGTTGCCCTTCTGTTTCGGTTTGGTCATGATGGTGGCCGCTGGGTCCTACTACTTCCTCAAAGGGTGA
- the LOC131885418 gene encoding transmembrane protein 70 homolog, mitochondrial-like, which yields MASLSAFWRRGLRPILSTPPLVRVASPIETRLALHQIKSVLFPMGPRAFSSGDLKPVEAVEPVDPADPTGEKAIYHGILATQIKLVKGFSLTTSAIGLSCQPVLYHHLQTTSGASLGVVLVTGAFLSFFTFATPLLIHFVSKKYVTELRYNQLEDTYTAITYSVLLKKKEIKFRLKDVQVPDIPGMFTTFKARNIPLFVDGTQFYVPQHYGKIMGYDKPLNLRWDPPTETQGKSDSSKPNQS from the exons ATGGCCTCACTCTCAGCCTTTTGGCGGCGTGGTCTCCGCCCCATCTTGTCCACGCCCCCATTGGTTCGAGTGGCCTCACCCATTGAGACGCGACTCGCTCTCCATCAAATTAAGAGTGTTCTATTTCCCATGGGACCCCGGGCGTTTTCCTCGGGCGACTTGAAGCCCGTGGAGGCCGTGGAGCCCGTGGATCCCGCTGATCCAACGGGTGAGAAGGCCATCTATCACGGTATTTTAGCCACACAAATCAAGTTGGTGAAAGGGTTCTCGTTGACCACCAGTGCCATCGGTTTGTCGTGCCAACCCGTGTTATACCATCATCTTCAGACGACGAGTGGGGCGTCTTTGGGCGTGGTCTTGGTCACGGGTGCGTTCTTATCATTCTTCACGTTTGCCACACCGCTTCTCATCCATTTTGTGAGCAAGAAATATGTGACGGAATTGCGATACAATCAATTGGAAGATACCTATACGGCCATTACCTACAGTGTTCTgctcaagaagaaagag ATCAAATTCCGATTGAAGGATGTTCAAGTTCCTGATATTCCTGGGATGTTCACAACGTTCAAGGCCAGAAATATACCACTTTTTGTCGATGGTACGCAATTCTACGTTCCCCAGCATTACGGCAAGATCATGGGATACGATAAACCGTTGAATCTGAGATGGGATCCTCCcactgaaacccaaggaaaaTCAGACTCTTCGAAACCAAATCAGTCATAG
- the LOC131884666 gene encoding galactose-3-O-sulfotransferase 4-like, with protein sequence MAFSTVRRTFLCKVFVLLIISMIGFVLISTNIGIKNVPNGATYYKTLERQLQQLQERFDGLAVVDEDSKCSPTKSVAFAKTHKTGSSTLQNILFRYGVQHELNFALPKGGWMFSFKEPFNADMVLEGPFKGLDFNLFAFHSVWNYAQMQRVLPHAKYLTLLRDPTECFESNYVYMGLSAVYKMDFNEFAQKKALAGLVRKPKSIIGKNQQLWDLGLNDTAMENRTLVMQKIRDLDRQMDLVLIMERFDESLVLLSDLLCWPIDELSYLKQNERITTKKTNITQETRKIMRKWLWADYMLYDYFKAELNTKLRKLKSDYVRQRLQELSAAKNMVTRACVIQKSDNSKLTGEFKMALPIVLGYVIDETKPWCAIFARSEPNFSKQIRDYQELKLKGEQLKGKIP encoded by the coding sequence ATGGCATTCTCGACGGTGAGACGAACATTTCTTTGCAAAGTATTCGTTTTGCTCATTATTTCAATGATCGGCTTCGTTTTGATCTCAACCAACATTGGCATTAAAAACGTACCCAATGGTGCTACATACTACAAGACCTTGGAGCGACAATTACAACAACTTCAAGAGCGATTTGATGGCCTGGCAGTGGTCGATGAGGACTCAAAATGTTCCCCAACTAAAAGTGTGGCATTTGCCAAGACACACAAAACCGGAAGCTCCACGttacagaatatcctttttCGTTATGGAGTGCAGCATGAGTTGAATTTCGCTCTTCCCAAAGGAGGCTGGATGTTCTCATTTAAAGAACCTTTCAATGCTGATATGGTCCTTGAAGGACCATTCAAAGGTCTGGATTTCAACCTATTTGCCTTTCACAGCGTTTGGAATTACGCCCAAATGCAACGAGTTCTGCCGCATGCAAAATATCTCACTCTTCTAAGAGATCCCACAGAATGTTTCGAGTCCAATTACGTTTACATGGGTCTCAGTGCCGTTTACAAGATGGATTTCAACGAGTTTGCCCAGAAAAAGGCCCTTGCTGGGTTGGTTCGCAAACCCAAAAGTATCATTGGCAAGAACCAACAACTCTGGGATTTAGGCTTGAATGATACCGCCATGGAAAACCGAACCCTGGTCATGCAGAAGATTCGGGATTTGGACCGACAAATGGATCTGGTTCTTATTATGGAGCGGTTTGACGAGTCGCTAGTACTTCTCAGTGACCTTTTGTGCTGGCCCATAGATGAGCTGTCTTACTTGAAACAGAATGAGCGAATCACGACAAAAAAGACCAATATCACGCAGGAAACGCgcaaaatcatgagaaaatgGTTATGGGCTGACTACATGCTCTACGATTATTTCAAGGCTGAACTCAATACGAAATTGCGGAAACTGAAATCCGATTATGTTCGGCAACGTCTTCAAGAGCTCTCCGCCGCCAAAAACATGGTTACGAGAGCTTGCGTGATTCAAAAGTCGGATAATTCAAAGTTAACCGGGGAATTCAAAATGGCACTACCCATTGTGTTGGGATATGTGATCGACGAGACCAAGCCGTGGTGTGCCATTTTCGCACGAAGTGAACCCAACTTTAGTAAGCAGATCCGCGATTATCAAGAATTGAAGCTCAAGGGTGAACAGTTGAAAGGAAAAATTCCATGA
- the LOC131884664 gene encoding ankyrin repeat domain-containing protein 11-like, whose protein sequence is MDRTPMSERQQLALIKQLEKSTGGASDDGFQHTSPSRTPLQVVNNANCNNSPLPSNQIGTPLQGSSPMSISPGTAESSPKTPLEDRIQRRLYRRNGKGETQLHRGAIKGNLMQCKKLLNLGIDPNVTDNAGYTPLHEACNRGSEPIVRLLLRNGANINVLGGVGEQRETPLHDAARNGHIAVVKLLVSNGANLAAKRENSGQTPLDEAKNSRTKNPHIHEVIQYLTERQENSNSQIEQPEQTPSDTESVSEEVDIIKDFTPLDSLPVAAESSIDFERTELSTKSVILTMEEKPPNHEANHVTNPSSNPNAPEVQASTAHSTSTPGPTTPKAEDVYEFKGGNNKEIGASSNTEVAPGSETKKENLAASSSLGSVAPPPVKDDNKSKSEKRSSEVSYDDEEEAKRKKRKEEVNAGSMSKVSGRGTRGNSAEKSTGMKPGGKGRLLNADRKSPNSFPNSAANSPKKINEQSDSDDDNNSKKSTDSSGLKVPPLKIVLSGSTGNNRGNNSSGNSPGSSAQALAQEQADKNSRGICNKPYVVREEEDTSKGDDKSSEGNQGGASSKGGKDDEGNGKGSGSRMTRSRANQGTPGPDSNDVQGNSSESSSTSAQETGGAQSTSEYHVRKRKLRSQVEDGANSHQAGGSGASGNSKTNEPLNDIEKYLNIRKAIEQRRKNCFPVQPKPPQGYEDYLMNRKTYLLQGNANARLASMPKLKPPPSLKGELAELFKKQEEERYKLRCQHIVEKEKLVLNVEYEILRTHGRAARALANQSHPFSVCTMLKDEEIYNTIDPRQDEEKRDIRSRYNGRLFLSWCQDVDDKWEKIKEQVVLRHHNEAESLNAVQKCDWHDKVCEMKGVNPDDVPIQIDDLVIPMVHVSDDFDLSDSR, encoded by the exons ATGGATCGAACACCAATGTCGGAACGCCAACAACTGGCTTTGATCAAGCAGTTGGAAAAGTCTACGGGAGGGGCATCAGATG ATGGCTTTCAACACACCTCGCCATCCCGAACGCCTCTTCAGGTGGTGAATAATGCTAATTGCAACAATTCGCCGCTTCCTTCCAACCAAATTGGTACTCCATTGCAAGGCTCAAGTCCGATGTCGATATCGCCTGGAACAGCCGAATCCAGTCCCAAGACCCCTTTGGAGGACAGGATTCAAAGGCGTCTCTACCGCAGGAATGGCAAGGGTGAAACCCAACTGCACAGAGGAGCTATTAAAGGGAACCTAATGCAATGCAAGAAGCTTTTGAACCTCGGGATTGATCCCAATGTGACTGATAACGCGG GTTACACGCCTCTTCATGAAGCTTGCAATCGTGGCAGTGAGCCTATTGTGAGACTTCTTTTGAGAAATGGCGCCAACATCAATGTTCTTGGTGGCGTAGGGGAGCAACGGGAAACGCCACTTCACGACGCCGCCCGCAACGGACATATCGCC GTGGTGAAGTTGTTGGTGTCTAACGGAGCAAACCTTGCGGCCAAGCGGGAGAATAGCGGGCAAACGCCTTTGGATGAGGCCAAAAATAGCCGTACCAAGAATCCACATATCCACGAAGTCATCCAATATCTCACCGAGCGACAG gaaaattcaaattctcaAATTGAACAGCCTGAACAGACTCCTTCGGACACAGAGAGCGTAAGTGAGGAAGTAGACATCATCAAAGACTTCACTCCTCTGGATTCGTTACCAGTGGCCGCAGAGTCTAGCATCGACTTTGAGAGAACCGAATTGTCCACTAAATCTGTAATTTTAACCATGGAAGAGAAGCCCCCAAATCATGAAGCCAATCATGTCACCAACCCTAGTAGTAACCCCAATGCTCCCGAGGTTCAAGCAAGCACAGCCCACTCCACCTCGACGCCAGGCCCCACCACGCCCAAGGCAGAGGATGTTTACGAGTTCAAGGGTGGGAATAACAAAGAAATTGGAGCCTCTTCGAATACAGAAGTGGCCCCGGGTTCAGagaccaaaaaggaaaatttggCCGCATCAAGTAGTTTAGGTTCGGTTGCTCCTCCGCCCGTGAAGGATGACAACAAATCTAAATCTGAGAAAAGGAGTTCGGAAGTTTCCTacgacgatgaagaagaagccaaAAGGAAGAAGCGAAAAGAAGAAGTTAATGCTGGTTCCATGTCCAAAGTGAGCGGCCGTGGGACTCGTGGCAATTCTGCTGAGAAATCCACTGGGATGAAGCCCGGTGGTAAAGGGCGCTTACTGAATGCAGATCGGAAAAGCCCAAACTCCTTTCCCAACTCGGCTGCGAACAGCCCCAAGAAGATCAACGAGCAAAGTGACAGCGATGACGACAACAATTCGAAGAAGAGCACAGACTCGTCCGGCTTGAAAGTTCCACCCTTGAAAATCGTGTTGTCTGGTAGCACTGGCAATAACAGAGGTAATAACAGCAGTGGCAATTCTCCGGGGTCCTCTGCTCAAGCCCTGGCCCAAGAACAGGCTGATAAGAACTCTCGTGGGATTTGCAACAAACCGTATGTAGTacgagaggaagaagacaCTTCGAAAGGGGACGATAAATCAAGCGAGGGAAATCAAGGGGGAGCGTCCTCCAAGGGCGGAAAAGACGATGAGGGTAATGGGAAAGGCTCGGGCAGTCGGATGACACGAAGTCGAGCCAATCAAGGCACTCCTGGACCCGATTCCAATGATGTGCAGGGTAACTCTTCGGAATCGAGCTCAACCAGCGCGCAGGAAACGGGAGGAGCCCAATCCACCTCAGAGTATCACGTTAGGAAACGAAAACTGAGGTCACAAGTGGAGGATGGGGCCAATTCTCACCAAGCCGGGGGTAGTGGTGCATCGGGCAATTCCAAGACGAATGAGCCCCTAAACGATATCGAAAAGTACCTGAACATTCGCAAGGCTATTGAGCAAAGGCGCAAGAACTGCTTCCCCGTCCAACCTAAACCACCTCAAGGCTACGAGGATTACTTGATGAATCGAAAGACGTACTTGCTTCAGGGTAACGCCAATGCTCGGTTAGCATCCATGCCTAAATTGAAACCGCCACCATCATTGAAAGGTGAGCTGGCCGAGCTTTTCAAGAAGCAAGAGGAAGAACGATATAAGCTTCGTTGCCAACACATAGTAGAGAAAGAGAAGCTCGTCTTGAATGTAGAATATGAGATCCTACGAACTCATGGCAGAGCCGCCCGCGCGCTTGCCAACCAATCTCATCCCTTCAGTGTGTGCACTATGCTCAAAGATGAAGAGATCTACAACACTATTGATCCGAGGCAAGACGAAGAGAAACGCGATATCCGATCAAGATATAATGGTCGATTGTTTTTGTCTTGGTGCCAGGATGTGGATGACAAGTGGGAAAAGATTAAG gAGCAAGTAGTCCTTCGACATCATAATGAGGCAGAATCGCTGAATGCTGTCCAGAAATGTGATTGGCACGATAAAGTGTGCGAAATGAAAGGCGTCAACCCGGACGATGTGCCCATACAGATCGATGATCTTGTGATACCCATGGTCCATGTATCCGACGATTTCGATTTGTCGGACTCGAGATGA
- the LOC131884667 gene encoding small ribosomal subunit protein mS40-like, with protein MLRCFRSSISAVRVLQPSSVIHHPGHLQTSSKPSLVTKRYVFTTPKMLIPDTSANSGTQFAEEGDPRLRDIPVEISMKYMESAAYQETYGEAKVWELYRRNYANGRTYQPTRKNCIRGGKIANGNPCPICRDEYLVVDHQNLKLLNQFVSDYSGEILTSKKTGVCQHQWMKIRVELQKAKDKGLLKIDYPFVSYDYDKYRPTKQSIA; from the coding sequence ATGTTGCGATGTTTCCGTAGTTCAATCTCGGCTGTGAGAGTTCTCCAACCCTCGTCCGTCATTCACCATCCAGGCCACCTGCAAACCTCTTCAAAACCTTCACTCGTTACTAAACGATATGTTTTCACCACACCGAAGATGCTTATACCCGATACGAGTGCCAATTCGGGCACCCAATTTGCTGAAGAGGGCGACCCGCGGTTACGCGACATACCAGTGGAGATCAGTATGAAGTACATGGAATCTGCGGCGTACCAAGAGACGTATGGCGAAGCCAAGGTTTGGGAACTCTATCGACGAAATTACGCTAATGGCCGAACCTACCAACCGACCAGGAAGAATTGTATCCGAGGTGGAAAAATTGCTAACGGCAATCCCTGTCCAATTTGTCGAGACGAATATTTAGTCGTGGatcatcaaaatttgaagcttcTCAACCAATTCGTATCAGATTATAGTGGGGAGATCCTTACGTCTAAGAAAACGGGTGTGTGCCAGCACCAATGGATGAAAATCAGAGTGGAGCTGCAGAAGGCCAAAGATAAGGGCCTGCTCAAAATCGATTATCCGTTTGTGTCTTATGATTATGATAAGTATAGGCCTACAAAACAGAGCATTGCCTAA